A window from Aquabacterium sp. NJ1 encodes these proteins:
- a CDS encoding NAD(P)/FAD-dependent oxidoreductase encodes MALQNGSSTSNGFAATHVAIVGSGFGGLATAHYLRRAGVEDFLILERAGDVGGVWRDNSYPGCACDVQSHLYSFSFAPNPDWSRAFSPQGEILSYLKRCAQELGLTPHLRLNHDVHQAKWDEASATWILQTSQGEVRARHLVGAFGSLSDPLMPKLPGLDSFKGEVFHSANWPRSFKPKGKRVAVMGTGASALQFIPAIQPDVAQMHVFQRTPPWVMPRHDGPISPFARSLFRKLPWLQKLARAQIYVHREALALGFLHPRLMARAQAKALKHMHAAVKDPGLRKKLTPDYTLGCKRILISNTYYPALAQANVEVITDGIKQVLPDGVIGQDGVFRPVDTIIYGTGFQTKDLPFAHLIHDGKGHTLASSWKSSPQAYMGTTVHGFPNLYLLHGPNIGLGHTSVVYMLEAQARHIVGVIKLAQAHGYDAVEPTASAQQRFLARIEKMMRGTVWVAGGCESWYLDETGRNSSIWPGFTFSYAQAASKVAEKDYAGRRLASTASAPGSARASA; translated from the coding sequence ATGGCTCTGCAAAACGGTTCATCCACTTCAAACGGCTTCGCTGCCACCCACGTCGCCATCGTCGGTTCAGGCTTTGGTGGGTTGGCCACGGCCCATTACCTGAGGCGAGCCGGTGTCGAGGACTTCCTCATCCTCGAGCGAGCTGGCGATGTCGGTGGGGTGTGGCGAGACAACAGCTACCCGGGGTGCGCCTGCGACGTGCAGTCCCATCTGTATTCGTTCTCCTTCGCACCCAACCCGGACTGGAGTCGGGCTTTTTCGCCCCAAGGCGAAATCCTGAGCTACCTGAAGCGATGCGCGCAGGAGTTGGGGCTGACGCCCCACCTGCGACTGAACCACGACGTCCATCAAGCCAAGTGGGACGAGGCCAGCGCCACCTGGATCCTGCAGACCAGCCAAGGTGAAGTGCGCGCCCGTCACCTGGTTGGCGCTTTCGGCTCTTTGAGCGACCCGTTGATGCCCAAGCTGCCGGGGCTGGATTCGTTCAAGGGCGAGGTCTTCCACTCGGCCAACTGGCCCAGAAGCTTCAAACCAAAGGGCAAACGCGTTGCGGTCATGGGCACCGGGGCTTCTGCATTGCAGTTCATTCCCGCCATCCAGCCAGACGTGGCGCAAATGCATGTGTTCCAGCGCACGCCACCTTGGGTCATGCCTCGCCACGACGGCCCCATTTCACCGTTTGCCCGGTCCTTGTTTCGCAAGCTGCCCTGGCTGCAAAAGCTCGCGCGCGCGCAAATCTATGTTCACCGCGAGGCCCTGGCCCTGGGTTTCCTGCACCCGCGGCTCATGGCGCGCGCGCAAGCCAAGGCGCTCAAGCACATGCATGCGGCCGTGAAGGACCCAGGCTTGCGCAAGAAGCTCACGCCCGACTACACCCTGGGCTGCAAGCGGATCCTGATCTCGAACACCTACTACCCGGCGCTGGCGCAAGCCAATGTCGAAGTCATCACCGATGGCATCAAGCAGGTCTTGCCGGACGGCGTCATCGGGCAGGACGGCGTGTTCAGGCCGGTAGACACCATCATCTATGGGACCGGTTTCCAGACCAAGGACCTGCCTTTCGCCCACCTGATTCATGATGGCAAGGGCCACACGCTGGCCTCGTCCTGGAAGAGCAGCCCCCAGGCCTATATGGGCACCACGGTTCACGGCTTTCCCAACCTGTACCTGCTGCACGGCCCCAACATCGGGCTGGGCCACACCTCCGTGGTGTACATGCTGGAGGCTCAGGCCCGGCACATCGTGGGCGTGATCAAACTGGCGCAAGCCCATGGCTACGACGCGGTGGAGCCAACAGCCTCGGCCCAGCAGCGCTTTCTGGCACGGATCGAAAAAATGATGCGAGGCACCGTGTGGGTGGCTGGCGGCTGCGAGAGCTGGTACCTGGACGAGACCGGTCGCAATTCCAGCATCTGGCCTGGCTTCACCTTCAGCTATGCACAGGCCGCGAGCAAGGTTGCAGAGAAGGACTATGCAGGGCGACGCCTTGCCTCAACGGCATCTGCACCCGGCAGCGCCAGGGCCAGCGCATGA
- a CDS encoding TetR/AcrR family transcriptional regulator — MAKVLEQRALSELYADDVVKEAGVSKRTFYQHFANKEACFLALYRENSARVLGVLQEASGTPGLSALERIQLGAKAYLSFMQEQSALMKRLYIDILYLGTEGMKAKREVLHQFADVLVAAYDAERALLPSLPPLDPESVLAIVAGINELILFKIEDGQADRLSDLENVSQRLILGQLLLSQSHGSPS, encoded by the coding sequence ATGGCCAAGGTGTTGGAACAACGGGCGCTGTCCGAGCTCTACGCCGACGATGTGGTGAAAGAAGCCGGGGTGTCCAAGCGGACCTTCTACCAACACTTTGCCAACAAGGAAGCCTGCTTCCTGGCGCTGTACCGAGAGAACAGTGCGCGGGTGCTGGGCGTCCTCCAAGAGGCCTCGGGTACCCCCGGTCTCTCGGCGCTGGAGCGCATCCAGTTGGGGGCCAAGGCTTACCTGTCGTTCATGCAGGAGCAGTCCGCGCTGATGAAGCGGCTGTACATCGACATCTTGTACCTGGGCACGGAAGGCATGAAGGCCAAGCGAGAGGTGCTGCATCAGTTTGCGGACGTGCTGGTGGCCGCCTATGACGCGGAGCGTGCGCTGCTGCCGTCACTCCCGCCCCTGGATCCCGAATCGGTTCTGGCGATCGTGGCCGGCATCAACGAATTGATCCTTTTCAAGATCGAAGATGGGCAGGCAGACCGCCTGAGTGATCTTGAGAACGTCAGTCAACGGCTGATCTTGGGTCAGCTTCTCTTGAGCCAAAGCCACGGTTCACCCAGTTGA